A window of the Butyricimonas faecalis genome harbors these coding sequences:
- a CDS encoding carbohydrate-binding protein, translated as MDQLLLFLNPGLKINKIESNGQDLPFYRDYLAVVIKRPLAPNEHIKLDITYEGYIDEDIYQINTPDEFFFSLEDNPFSKENYGKHPAFVSSKFTFLRPEVLWYPTAVPSIAWQASAEMNFTNYTLHVKKTGELTILSQGAPTTEGEYVTFNNLQNLTGLTLCIGEYEKRTLTVDSLTVELYTYPGNDCYMKYFDEWELLKEDNPNREKDLKKIFYLCKDEIEQDKPNPYPFKYFKLIEVPSSSYFLRSTLFNDCMQPEIAFFHERLCRIENSNPADYTNHNHDDRSVQEYLLTDHIPFLWNNYMRIKHIFTDYNSCLTSDTYQGIELIFKRMIDPDVYISSDNIMNPELLNHIAEKGLKGIITEEYSREQNIAIRSKVSHLLGYLTTITTWDSLSQLMQEFNARTYFQEVNFDSFIEKFEQRFGQDIKAYMDEWYTTHEVPLLSIKDASRKTTEDTQIIEFKVGNLSKTDGIVSIVAMSYPEKSVIRNLQSYLIEAGEYKRIVVHEDIKYKVQLTTNFSGHFPENIYFEANQAPSFGPIPKEGVTLLDRNQFYPPEEIIVDNEDDNFSLIDSANNRKRLTDIIKKGDEQKYTNRLQILKTNTWNLPILQELHGKHIRSAFVKKAGTGQFKAEWRANLPEAGKYEIFVYRPHLVGFEEGKTASDHPGMKNYYTVYTPKGKEEIILEIPEKEDIWIGGTSTLPEEEAWVSLGTFTLPAGESRVVLDDRGVPPITDRLFGEFDQMVVADAVKWVKKKY; from the coding sequence ATGGACCAACTCTTGTTATTCCTTAACCCGGGGCTGAAAATTAACAAGATTGAATCCAACGGACAAGACCTTCCCTTTTATAGAGACTACCTAGCCGTAGTCATCAAACGTCCCCTAGCTCCGAATGAACATATCAAATTAGATATCACGTATGAGGGATACATTGACGAAGATATTTACCAAATAAACACACCAGACGAATTTTTTTTCTCTCTAGAAGATAATCCTTTTTCTAAAGAGAATTATGGCAAACATCCCGCTTTTGTATCAAGTAAATTCACATTCCTCAGGCCGGAAGTGCTGTGGTACCCGACAGCAGTTCCCTCGATAGCATGGCAAGCATCTGCAGAAATGAATTTCACGAATTACACGCTCCACGTCAAAAAAACGGGTGAATTGACTATTTTATCTCAAGGAGCACCCACTACAGAAGGTGAGTATGTCACGTTTAACAATTTACAAAACTTAACGGGACTAACCCTCTGTATCGGGGAATACGAGAAAAGAACCCTCACTGTAGACTCGCTTACCGTGGAACTTTATACTTACCCGGGAAATGATTGCTACATGAAATATTTCGATGAATGGGAGCTCCTCAAAGAAGACAACCCGAACCGGGAGAAAGATTTAAAAAAAATATTTTACCTGTGCAAAGATGAGATTGAGCAAGATAAACCCAATCCTTATCCTTTCAAATATTTCAAACTGATTGAGGTACCTTCATCTTCTTATTTTCTACGTTCGACGTTGTTTAATGACTGCATGCAACCGGAAATCGCATTTTTCCATGAACGATTATGTCGCATAGAAAACAGCAACCCTGCTGATTATACCAATCATAACCACGACGACAGAAGCGTACAAGAATATCTTTTAACTGACCATATCCCTTTTTTATGGAATAACTATATGAGAATAAAACATATTTTCACCGATTACAATAGTTGTCTCACATCCGACACCTACCAAGGCATAGAACTAATATTCAAACGAATGATAGATCCGGATGTATATATAAGCTCCGATAATATCATGAACCCGGAATTATTAAATCACATCGCTGAAAAAGGATTAAAAGGAATCATCACCGAAGAATATAGTCGAGAACAAAACATCGCGATCCGTTCGAAAGTTTCACATTTACTTGGGTATCTTACCACAATCACAACCTGGGATTCATTGAGCCAGCTTATGCAAGAATTCAATGCTCGTACTTATTTTCAAGAAGTAAACTTCGATTCATTTATCGAGAAATTCGAGCAACGTTTCGGACAAGACATCAAGGCATACATGGACGAATGGTACACGACTCACGAAGTTCCCTTGTTATCAATAAAAGACGCATCCCGTAAAACCACGGAAGATACACAAATCATCGAATTCAAAGTCGGTAATCTCAGTAAGACTGACGGTATTGTTTCAATCGTAGCAATGAGCTACCCTGAGAAAAGCGTAATCAGAAATCTTCAAAGTTACTTGATTGAAGCCGGGGAATACAAACGAATCGTCGTTCACGAAGACATCAAATATAAGGTACAATTAACCACAAACTTTTCAGGACATTTCCCTGAAAACATTTATTTCGAAGCCAATCAAGCCCCATCATTCGGTCCTATACCGAAGGAAGGCGTCACGTTACTTGATAGAAATCAATTCTATCCCCCAGAAGAAATCATTGTGGACAACGAGGATGATAATTTTTCTTTAATCGATTCGGCAAACAATCGAAAACGACTGACCGATATCATCAAAAAAGGAGACGAACAGAAATATACGAACCGCTTGCAGATTCTTAAAACTAACACATGGAACTTACCTATATTACAGGAACTCCACGGCAAACATATTCGTAGTGCTTTCGTAAAAAAAGCCGGCACGGGACAATTCAAAGCAGAATGGAGAGCAAATCTCCCGGAAGCAGGAAAATACGAAATATTTGTCTATAGACCTCATCTTGTCGGATTCGAAGAAGGAAAAACCGCAAGCGATCATCCTGGAATGAAAAATTACTATACAGTTTATACTCCAAAAGGAAAAGAAGAAATCATCTTAGAAATTCCTGAGAAAGAAGACATTTGGATAGGAGGCACCTCCACTTTACCGGAAGAAGAAGCCTGGGTATCACTAGGTACATTTACCCTGCCGGCAGGCGAATCCCGAGTCGTGCTGGATGACCGGGGAGTGCCGCCTATTACAGATAGACTATTTGGCGAGTTCGATCAAATGGTAGTCGCCGATGCCGTTAAGTGGGTAAAGAAAAAATATTAA
- a CDS encoding RsmD family RNA methyltransferase, which translates to MRIISGTHKGKIITPDKNFKARPTTDFAKENLFNVLNNYIDIEDASVLDLFAGTGSISYEFASRGAGKIISIELNYNHYAFIKKTASQLGFKNMTIFKTDVFIACKKLNGTTFDIIFADPPYNLEKINDIPAAIFNNDLLAPDGIAVIEHPSSVDFSSEPNFFEHRQYGSVNFSIFKRQ; encoded by the coding sequence ATGCGGATTATAAGCGGTACACACAAAGGTAAAATTATCACGCCTGACAAAAATTTCAAGGCTCGCCCGACAACGGACTTTGCCAAAGAGAATTTATTCAACGTTCTCAACAATTATATTGATATTGAGGACGCATCCGTACTAGACCTTTTTGCCGGTACGGGAAGCATCAGTTACGAATTCGCCTCCCGGGGCGCAGGGAAAATAATTTCTATCGAACTGAACTATAACCATTACGCTTTTATAAAAAAGACTGCCAGCCAACTGGGATTTAAAAACATGACCATTTTTAAAACAGACGTGTTTATCGCCTGTAAAAAACTGAATGGGACAACCTTTGACATCATTTTCGCGGATCCCCCTTATAACTTGGAAAAGATCAACGATATTCCGGCAGCCATTTTCAATAACGATCTACTGGCCCCGGACGGAATCGCCGTTATCGAACATCCTAGTAGCGTAGACTTCTCCTCGGAGCCCAACTTTTTCGAACACCGCCAATACGGTAGTGTCAACTTCTCGATCTTCAAAAGACAATAA
- a CDS encoding porin, which yields MKRILISVILAAICLSSFGQQQEEKKKFQIKGQPIVTVFANYHAGLGRANKESGFALDRAYLGYQFSLTEKLSGKVVFDMGSTKVSGSDLERVAYIKNAMLSWKTGNFTLDFGLIGLVQFSVQEKFWGYRYIMKPFQDEYKFGSSADMGILGKYKFTKWLSADITISNGEGYKKLNSDNKNRYAVGTTILPVKNLTLRAYYDLASKNIEGDATKDQQNLAFFAGYKHELFSIGAEYNKMYNTKFKEDHDQFGYSVYSTIKLEDQLNFFGRYDNLASKDDWSSADGQRILIGIQYAPIKQLKIAPNFSTWNPREGKSSSFAYLNIEFKL from the coding sequence ATGAAAAGGATTTTAATTAGTGTGATTTTAGCTGCTATTTGTTTAAGCAGTTTCGGACAGCAACAAGAAGAAAAGAAGAAATTCCAAATCAAGGGACAACCGATCGTTACCGTTTTCGCTAACTATCACGCCGGACTTGGACGCGCAAACAAAGAATCCGGATTCGCATTAGATCGTGCTTACCTGGGATATCAATTCTCCCTGACAGAAAAATTAAGCGGGAAGGTAGTTTTCGACATGGGTTCCACCAAAGTTTCAGGTTCTGATCTTGAAAGAGTAGCGTATATCAAGAATGCCATGTTGAGCTGGAAGACAGGCAATTTCACGCTGGATTTCGGTTTGATCGGTTTGGTACAATTCAGCGTACAAGAAAAATTTTGGGGATATCGTTATATCATGAAACCTTTCCAAGACGAGTATAAATTCGGATCCAGTGCAGATATGGGTATCTTGGGTAAATACAAATTTACGAAATGGCTCTCTGCCGATATCACGATCAGTAACGGGGAAGGTTACAAAAAATTGAATAGTGACAACAAAAACAGATATGCCGTAGGAACCACTATTCTTCCCGTCAAAAATTTAACTCTTCGTGCCTACTATGATCTCGCTAGCAAAAATATCGAGGGAGACGCGACAAAAGATCAACAAAACTTAGCCTTTTTCGCCGGATACAAACACGAGTTATTCTCCATCGGAGCCGAATACAACAAAATGTATAACACGAAATTTAAAGAAGATCACGACCAATTCGGGTACTCCGTTTATTCTACTATCAAACTGGAAGATCAACTCAACTTTTTCGGAAGATATGACAACTTGGCTTCTAAAGATGATTGGAGTAGTGCCGACGGACAACGTATCCTAATAGGTATTCAATATGCCCCGATCAAACAATTAAAAATTGCTCCGAATTTCTCAACCTGGAATCCAAGAGAAGGAAAATCAAGCTCTTTCGCCTACCTGAACATCGAATTCAAGCTGTAA
- a CDS encoding dipeptidase, which translates to MKKVHLLVTLALVCCTTYTMACTNFLFTKGATKDGSTMVTYSADSHVLYGELYHWPAQDWPAGSMLDVYEWDTGKFMGKIPQVAHTYNVVGNMNEHQLAIAETTFGGRKELESQTGAIIDYGSAIYITLQRAKNAREAIVVMTDLIEKYGWASSGESISIIDPNEVWIIEIIGKGEGEKGAVWVARMVPDGYVSAHANQARITTFPLEGKTSISSSKMNKIYDPNITTVYSKDVISFAKEKGFYPQDGKNKDFSFSDTYAPVDFSGARACEIRVWAFFNAVNPDMAQYWDYATGRNIQRDSKGYATNRMPLWIKPSEKVDVLQVMDFMRDHLEGTELDMSKDMGAGPYECPYRWRPMSFKVDGKEYVHERATATQQTGFTFVAQCRNWLPDEIGGILWFGVDDAASSVYFPMYSASTEVPFAFAVGNGSMMEFTNKAAFWVFNQVTNFAYTRYNLIHPEIRAKQVALEKQYVDFVQMIDAGAKEMLAQNKEAAIKFITDFSCRTGNHLVDTWRDFYGYLFCKFMDGNVKTAIPGEKNPKVEQPALPEWYLRMIIEQTGKKLEVVE; encoded by the coding sequence ATGAAAAAAGTACATTTACTGGTTACACTAGCGTTAGTTTGCTGCACCACGTACACGATGGCCTGCACGAACTTTTTATTCACGAAAGGAGCAACGAAAGACGGGTCGACAATGGTTACTTATTCCGCCGACTCTCACGTCCTGTATGGAGAATTGTATCACTGGCCAGCGCAGGATTGGCCTGCCGGAAGTATGCTCGATGTTTACGAGTGGGACACCGGTAAATTCATGGGCAAAATTCCACAAGTAGCCCACACCTACAACGTGGTAGGAAATATGAACGAGCATCAGCTTGCTATTGCTGAAACTACGTTCGGGGGACGCAAAGAACTGGAATCACAAACCGGGGCTATTATCGATTACGGTAGCGCAATATACATTACATTACAACGTGCAAAAAATGCTCGTGAAGCAATCGTGGTGATGACCGACTTGATTGAGAAATACGGATGGGCAAGTAGTGGAGAATCTATCTCTATCATCGATCCGAACGAAGTATGGATTATTGAAATCATCGGTAAAGGTGAAGGAGAAAAAGGAGCTGTTTGGGTGGCTCGCATGGTTCCGGACGGGTATGTTTCCGCTCATGCAAACCAAGCTCGCATCACGACTTTCCCGTTAGAAGGCAAAACTTCTATCTCTTCCAGCAAAATGAACAAGATTTACGATCCGAATATCACGACTGTATATTCCAAGGATGTGATCTCTTTCGCGAAAGAGAAAGGATTCTATCCCCAAGACGGGAAAAATAAAGATTTCAGTTTCTCAGACACTTACGCTCCTGTGGATTTCAGCGGGGCTCGTGCCTGCGAAATCCGTGTTTGGGCGTTCTTCAATGCCGTGAATCCGGACATGGCTCAATACTGGGATTATGCCACGGGAAGAAATATCCAACGGGATAGCAAAGGTTACGCAACTAACCGTATGCCGTTATGGATTAAACCCAGCGAGAAAGTAGACGTGCTGCAAGTGATGGATTTTATGCGCGATCACTTGGAAGGAACCGAACTGGATATGAGCAAGGATATGGGTGCCGGTCCGTACGAATGTCCTTACAGATGGCGTCCGATGAGTTTCAAGGTGGACGGAAAGGAATATGTTCATGAAAGAGCAACAGCTACCCAGCAAACCGGATTCACATTTGTAGCACAATGTAGAAACTGGTTACCCGATGAAATCGGTGGAATCCTTTGGTTTGGCGTGGACGATGCGGCCAGTTCCGTGTATTTCCCGATGTATTCGGCATCCACTGAAGTACCTTTTGCTTTCGCAGTTGGCAACGGTAGCATGATGGAATTCACCAATAAAGCAGCCTTCTGGGTATTCAATCAAGTAACGAATTTCGCGTACACCCGCTATAACTTAATTCACCCGGAAATCCGGGCAAAACAAGTTGCCCTGGAAAAGCAATACGTGGATTTCGTTCAAATGATTGATGCCGGAGCAAAAGAGATGTTGGCTCAAAACAAAGAGGCAGCAATTAAATTTATCACGGACTTCTCTTGCCGTACGGGAAATCATCTGGTGGATACGTGGAGAGATTTCTACGGTTACCTGTTCTGCAAATTCATGGACGGTAACGTGAAGACCGCTATCCCGGGAGAGAAAAATCCGAAAGTAGAGCAACCTGCTTTACCGGAATGGTATCTCCGGATGATCATCGAACAGACGGGTAAAAAATTAGAAGTCGTGGAATAA
- a CDS encoding fibronectin type III domain-containing protein: MKAFVFICLSLIIATIAVASVVLNPPSPPRNLKVEKIASTSCTISYQAPEDDGGTPILSYEIECFDNNSFRWKSKGVSHGLTHDIVGMTPGSQALIRVTASNRVGKSAPVVTEKEITFPRE; encoded by the coding sequence ATGAAAGCATTTGTGTTTATCTGTCTAAGTTTAATAATTGCAACAATTGCTGTTGCTAGTGTAGTTCTTAATCCTCCTAGTCCACCAAGAAATCTTAAGGTCGAAAAAATAGCATCTACTTCATGTACGATATCATACCAAGCCCCGGAGGATGACGGCGGGACTCCTATATTATCCTATGAAATTGAATGTTTCGATAACAATTCTTTTAGGTGGAAGAGCAAAGGAGTATCTCATGGACTTACTCATGACATTGTTGGCATGACGCCTGGGAGTCAAGCTCTAATCCGTGTTACAGCCTCTAATAGAGTGGGGAAAAGTGCCCCTGTAGTAACAGAAAAAGAAATAACGTTTCCTAGGGAATAA
- a CDS encoding DUF4293 domain-containing protein, translating into MIQRIQTIYLLVVAIIMTIPLYIPIAQLFIPNDASYNFFTYGVVLIGENSVLQAHYWALLIMNIFTIGVPLVNIFLFKKRFLQLRLCIVEIILLIGAMILMWYHIHQFANKMNAEILYKFSLILPVICIIFMYLAMRGIFKDIKLLKSLDRIR; encoded by the coding sequence ATGATTCAAAGGATTCAAACTATTTACTTGCTCGTGGTAGCAATCATCATGACGATCCCGTTGTATATACCGATTGCTCAATTATTTATCCCGAATGATGCAAGCTATAACTTTTTTACTTACGGAGTGGTTCTCATTGGAGAAAACAGCGTGTTACAAGCTCACTACTGGGCCTTGTTGATCATGAATATCTTCACGATCGGGGTTCCCCTGGTGAACATTTTCCTATTCAAGAAACGTTTCCTTCAGTTGCGCTTATGTATCGTGGAAATCATCCTATTGATCGGTGCCATGATCTTGATGTGGTATCACATCCATCAATTCGCAAATAAAATGAACGCCGAGATTCTTTATAAATTCAGCCTTATATTGCCCGTGATCTGTATCATTTTCATGTACCTAGCCATGAGGGGAATTTTTAAAGACATCAAACTACTCAAGTCTCTTGACAGGATTCGATAA
- a CDS encoding phospho-sugar mutase — MENNDIIKIARNKAEKWLDKAYDEKTRAEAKRMLENTDTTELVESFYNDLEFGTGGLRGIMGVGTNRMNIYTVGAATQGFSNYINKMFPNEKKAVCIGHDCRHNSRLFSETAANIFSANGIHVYLFEDLRPTPEMSFAIRELGCKGGVILTASHNPKEYNGYKAYWDDGSQLVPPHDKNVIEEVKKVQVSDIKFEGVPKMITVLGTDFDKKYLDKVKTLSLSPEAIQKEHDLKIVFTPLHGTTYELVPASLRNWGFTNIHTVPEQSIPDGDFPTVASANPEEPAAFKMALDLARKIDADLAMACDPDGDRIGIAVKNDAGEWTLLNGNQTNIIFTEYIIRRKKELNQLKGGEYTVKTIVTTELIKDIAEKNHIICYDVYTGFKWIADVIRKEGGEKFIGGGEESFGYMPGAFTRDKDGVSATSLMAEIAAWVKMQNKTLYSFLKEIYAKYGFSQERMIYIVRKGLSGAQEIKAMMEEFRHNTPKEINHSPVVLKKDYLSLEATNLQTGEKTHLNFETKSDVLQFFLADGSKISVRPSGTEPKIKFYFEARAQMKDVNEYERAQQEANARIDAIIKDLKLQ, encoded by the coding sequence ATGGAAAATAATGACATCATAAAAATAGCCAGGAACAAAGCTGAGAAATGGCTGGACAAGGCGTATGACGAAAAAACACGTGCCGAAGCAAAACGCATGTTGGAAAACACGGACACGACAGAATTAGTCGAATCGTTTTACAACGATCTGGAATTCGGGACTGGAGGTTTACGGGGCATCATGGGCGTGGGAACCAACCGGATGAATATTTACACGGTAGGAGCTGCTACTCAAGGTTTTTCAAACTACATCAACAAGATGTTTCCGAATGAAAAGAAAGCCGTATGTATCGGTCATGACTGCCGCCATAACTCCCGACTCTTTTCAGAAACGGCCGCCAATATTTTCTCGGCCAACGGGATACATGTTTACCTGTTCGAGGATTTGCGCCCCACGCCTGAAATGTCATTTGCCATCCGGGAGTTAGGTTGTAAAGGGGGTGTCATTCTTACCGCTTCACACAACCCAAAAGAGTACAACGGGTACAAGGCTTACTGGGACGATGGATCACAGCTCGTTCCCCCGCATGATAAGAACGTGATCGAAGAAGTAAAAAAGGTTCAAGTTTCGGACATTAAATTCGAGGGAGTACCGAAGATGATCACCGTTTTAGGAACAGATTTTGATAAAAAGTACTTGGATAAAGTGAAAACATTAAGTCTTTCACCGGAAGCCATACAAAAAGAACACGACTTAAAAATCGTCTTTACCCCACTACACGGAACCACTTACGAACTTGTTCCTGCCTCTTTGCGTAACTGGGGATTCACGAACATCCACACCGTACCGGAACAAAGTATTCCGGATGGAGATTTCCCAACCGTGGCATCCGCTAACCCGGAGGAACCGGCAGCGTTCAAGATGGCCTTGGATTTAGCTCGCAAAATCGATGCTGATCTGGCTATGGCTTGTGACCCAGACGGAGATCGTATCGGTATTGCCGTAAAAAATGATGCGGGGGAATGGACCCTATTGAATGGTAACCAAACCAATATTATTTTCACGGAATACATCATTCGCAGGAAAAAAGAACTAAACCAGTTGAAAGGCGGGGAATATACGGTAAAAACCATTGTCACAACCGAATTGATTAAAGATATCGCGGAGAAGAATCATATCATTTGTTATGACGTGTACACCGGATTCAAGTGGATTGCCGACGTTATCCGCAAGGAAGGCGGGGAGAAATTCATCGGCGGCGGAGAAGAATCCTTCGGTTATATGCCAGGAGCATTCACCCGTGACAAAGACGGAGTTTCCGCCACGTCATTAATGGCTGAAATCGCCGCTTGGGTAAAGATGCAAAATAAAACATTGTACTCTTTCCTCAAGGAAATTTATGCCAAATACGGATTCTCACAAGAGAGAATGATTTACATCGTGCGTAAAGGTTTAAGCGGAGCGCAAGAGATCAAAGCCATGATGGAAGAATTCCGCCACAATACCCCGAAAGAGATCAACCATAGCCCGGTTGTGTTGAAGAAAGACTACCTTTCTCTGGAAGCGACCAACCTGCAAACGGGAGAAAAAACGCACCTCAATTTCGAGACGAAAAGCGATGTATTACAATTCTTCCTGGCTGACGGCAGCAAGATTTCCGTTCGTCCTTCCGGTACTGAACCCAAGATCAAATTCTACTTTGAAGCACGGGCACAAATGAAAGACGTGAATGAATACGAGCGGGCACAACAGGAAGCGAATGCTCGTATTGATGCTATTATCAAAGATTTAAAACTTCAATAA
- a CDS encoding DUF3822 family protein translates to MQSIYFVDSNFTYESSKKSILSIRYATDGFSFCVHDEKDKLVVFVHEPYAADSREAAVARLKNYVVNDAILNLRFKKVYIMPCFKEKLLVPGAFFDKTNIATLYAVNQEVSPDDTILYHHIEGIEAYLVETVISSFHDFVREHFPVFQIVNGAYPFILGAMGKALRDTEQIFLDIQDHYFDLLLIRDSRIQLFNSFSYKAMTDIVYFVLNCIKECEIKQEKIHLSVCGPAIKDNKLQELLSLYLPNPYFAKEPLLNGILHDKEFNSSHFTHLLNLHRCGL, encoded by the coding sequence ATGCAGAGCATTTATTTTGTTGACTCCAATTTTACTTACGAATCATCTAAGAAATCGATATTATCCATCCGTTATGCAACGGATGGATTTTCATTTTGCGTGCATGATGAAAAGGACAAACTAGTGGTGTTTGTCCATGAACCCTATGCAGCGGATTCCAGAGAGGCAGCGGTAGCCAGATTGAAGAATTACGTGGTGAACGATGCTATCCTGAACCTCCGTTTCAAAAAGGTCTACATCATGCCCTGTTTCAAGGAAAAGTTGTTGGTTCCGGGAGCCTTTTTTGACAAGACCAATATTGCCACCTTGTACGCGGTCAATCAGGAAGTATCACCGGATGACACCATCCTGTACCACCACATAGAGGGAATAGAAGCCTATCTCGTGGAAACGGTCATTTCCTCATTTCATGATTTTGTACGGGAACATTTTCCCGTGTTTCAAATCGTGAACGGGGCATACCCTTTTATATTAGGAGCCATGGGCAAGGCTCTACGAGACACGGAGCAAATCTTCTTGGACATTCAAGACCATTATTTTGATCTGTTACTTATTCGGGATTCCCGCATCCAACTATTTAACTCGTTTAGTTACAAGGCGATGACAGACATCGTGTACTTTGTATTAAATTGTATCAAAGAGTGCGAGATCAAACAAGAGAAAATACATCTTTCCGTATGTGGTCCAGCAATCAAAGATAACAAACTGCAAGAGTTACTTTCGCTCTATCTACCGAATCCCTATTTTGCTAAAGAACCCCTGTTAAATGGTATTCTTCACGATAAAGAATTCAACAGTTCTCATTTTACTCACTTGTTAAATCTTCATCGATGCGGATTATAA
- the rplS gene encoding 50S ribosomal protein L19 yields the protein MDLIKIAEQAFAQENAVEIPSFNTGDTISVHYKIKEGNKERIQIFKGIVIQIKGTGTTKTFTVRKMSGNVGVERIIPFNSPYIHAIEVNKKGVVRRSRIFYFRELTGKKAKIKEKKF from the coding sequence ATGGACTTAATTAAAATCGCGGAACAGGCTTTTGCTCAAGAAAACGCTGTAGAAATTCCTTCATTCAACACGGGTGATACCATTAGCGTACACTACAAAATTAAAGAAGGAAATAAAGAACGTATTCAGATTTTCAAAGGTATTGTTATCCAAATCAAGGGAACGGGAACGACCAAAACCTTTACGGTTAGAAAGATGTCTGGTAACGTTGGAGTAGAACGTATCATTCCTTTCAATTCTCCTTATATTCATGCTATCGAGGTGAACAAGAAAGGTGTTGTTCGTAGATCCAGAATTTTCTACTTCCGTGAACTTACCGGAAAGAAAGCAAAAATTAAAGAGAAGAAATTTTAA
- a CDS encoding ATP-dependent DNA helicase: MINEHFERIVREKFGFDFSPTQQAAMQSFLTFLFDRHPESLFLLKGYAGTGKTSLVAAIVNTLLQFEQQVVLLAPTGRAAKVFAGYSHQPAFTIHKKIYRQKNAQEGIGIFSLGFNGNANTLFFVDEASMISMGSQDSNFGSGSLLDDLIEFVYNGRNNRLVLIGDTAQLPPIGVDVSPALEAEFLRVSYGMEIYEANLTDIMRQSEQSGILYNATRVREMIGAGPLAKLLLRVTGFPDIVRVSGGELLEELDQCYNSFGMDETMVICRSNKRANRFNEGIRARILYREEAFGGGDKIMVVKNNYFWGAEYDKIDFIANGDIATVEKVGKYKDLYGFHFVHARLSIYGYEEEISAWVMLDTLTSEQPALSYDEYRKLFAAVEEDYMDIPSKQKRYKKIQEDEYFNALQIKFAYAVTCHKAQGGQWDAVFIDPGWMGDEMMDDEYWRWLYTAFTRARKKLYLINFKDVLFGDSEME, translated from the coding sequence ATGATAAATGAACATTTTGAACGTATTGTAAGAGAGAAGTTTGGATTCGATTTTTCGCCCACGCAACAGGCGGCAATGCAGAGTTTTCTCACTTTTCTCTTTGATCGTCATCCTGAAAGTTTGTTTTTATTGAAAGGATATGCCGGAACGGGGAAGACTTCTTTGGTGGCGGCCATCGTGAATACGTTACTGCAATTTGAACAACAGGTGGTTTTATTAGCTCCGACCGGGAGGGCTGCCAAAGTGTTTGCCGGATATTCTCATCAGCCTGCTTTTACGATACACAAAAAGATTTACCGGCAAAAAAATGCACAGGAGGGAATTGGGATATTCAGTTTGGGATTTAACGGAAATGCCAACACCCTCTTTTTCGTGGATGAGGCATCCATGATTTCAATGGGATCTCAAGATTCGAATTTCGGATCGGGTTCCTTGCTGGATGATCTGATCGAATTCGTGTACAACGGGAGAAACAATCGTCTGGTGTTGATCGGGGATACAGCCCAATTGCCCCCGATTGGAGTGGATGTCAGTCCGGCTTTGGAGGCCGAATTCCTGCGGGTGAGTTACGGCATGGAGATTTACGAGGCGAACCTCACGGATATCATGAGGCAATCCGAACAATCCGGGATCCTGTACAACGCTACTCGGGTGCGGGAAATGATCGGGGCGGGACCTTTGGCTAAACTTTTGCTTCGGGTAACGGGTTTTCCGGATATTGTACGGGTAAGCGGAGGTGAGTTGCTCGAAGAATTAGATCAATGCTACAACTCTTTCGGTATGGACGAAACGATGGTGATTTGCCGGTCGAATAAACGGGCCAATCGTTTTAACGAGGGCATCCGTGCTCGAATCCTTTACCGGGAAGAAGCGTTCGGTGGTGGAGATAAGATCATGGTTGTAAAGAATAATTATTTTTGGGGTGCCGAATATGATAAGATTGATTTTATCGCCAACGGTGATATTGCCACCGTGGAGAAAGTGGGCAAATACAAGGATTTGTACGGCTTTCATTTCGTTCATGCCCGCCTCAGTATTTACGGGTACGAGGAAGAGATCTCGGCTTGGGTGATGCTCGATACATTGACCTCGGAACAACCCGCGCTGAGTTATGACGAGTATCGGAAGTTGTTTGCGGCCGTGGAGGAAGATTACATGGATATCCCTTCCAAACAAAAGCGGTACAAAAAAATACAAGAGGACGAGTATTTTAACGCCCTACAAATCAAATTCGCTTACGCCGTGACTTGCCATAAGGCACAAGGCGGACAATGGGATGCCGTTTTCATCGATCCGGGATGGATGGGTGACGAGATGATGGACGACGAATATTGGCGTTGGCTTTACACGGCATTTACACGTGCCCGCAAGAAATTGTACCTGATCAATTTCAAAGATGTGCTGTTTGGGGATTCGGAGATGGAATGA